The nucleotide window CCTAAAATTCGAATTGGGCAGTTTTGTATGGATCAATGATGAGCTCATCCAGGCCCTCACTCGAAAAATAGTGAGAGATCGCATCACTGCCCGCATCCTCATTCCAGAGAGCATGCCCGTGGTACGAGATAAATTTTTAGGCCCTGCCCTAGAGCAAGTGGCCATAAGCCCCGAAGAAAAACAACTCGTCGAAGAAGTGACCGATAACCCTATTTATAGAACGGGTTTACTGCTGATTTTGCTGAATGAACAAAAACGAAGCGGCGGACTCATCAATCGATCCTGGGTTTCCGACCGAAATACAGTAGGCCTATTCCAAGTGAGCCTGGACGAAAAACAAATGCAAAAATTCGGTTTTAAAGATATGAATGCCTATAAAAAAGCCTTGATAGAAGATCCAAAATTGAATGCAAAAGTAGCCCTCGAAAATTTAAAAGGAGCCCGTGGCAGTTTAGATCATTATCTCACGCAAAACTCTGAAGCCGTGAATGAACGCAGTCAAAGTTACATGGCTGCTCTATGCACTTTGTACAACCGCCCATACAGAGGAGTATTGAACGGACTGATGAAACATCAAGCTCAAAAAGTAAGCGATGCTTTTGGATTGTCTTTAAGCGCCGTTGACTTTGAAGCCCAAGCTCGCGAGGACAAAAAGGTTCCAGAACAACTGCAAGGACTCAATTCGGCAGTCGACACGCAAAGCACAGCCGACTATTGGGAGGCAATAGCCAAAGCACTCACCGCACAAGGAGTCATTGAATTGACTGAGGCCCAAATCAAAAAAGACACCGCTCTCATTGTTGAGCAGCGAGATCACTTTTTCCAAAGTGAAACCTATTCCGCCATTAAAGAACATTATGAAGCAAAGACAGGCCAGAGCCTCAAGCTCCTTTTGGAAGGAAACGAATTCAAAACCACAGCCATTTTAAATTACGGCTATCGAGTCACTCGCAATGGGGAGTTGGCGCAGATCCAAAAATACTCTGCTCAGAAAAATGACCTTGAGTTACAAGACCCTAAAAATGCTATACTGAGCTCAGTTTTAATCCCGCCCAATGTCTAATTTTTTCCACTTCACTCGATCCAGCCTGCTCAAAAATCAGGCCAAACATTTAAAAAACAATCGCGGACTCGCGCCCGAAATCACCAACATGCTGGTGCCCACGGTGCTCGAAAAGTCTCACGACGGAGAACGTGCCTACGACCTCTACTCTCGTCTGATGAAAGACCGTGTGATCTTCATGTTCACCGAAGTCGAATCCAACATGGCCAGCCTGCTCATCGCCCAAATGCTCTTCCTTGAAAACGAAGATGCCAAGCGCGACATTTTGATGTACATCAACTCCCCAGGGGGACACGTGACCGCGGGACTCGCCATTTACGACACCATGCAATATGTGAAGCCCGACGTTTCCACCATTGTGATGGGCATGGCGGCTTCTATGGGCGCCATCATCTGCACCGGTGGAGCTAAGGGGAAGCGTTTCTCGCTGCCCAATGCCGAGATCATGATCCACCAGCCTCTTGGAGGAACCGAAGGGCAGGCCACCGACATCCGCATTCACGCTGATCACATCATCCGCACCAAAAATCTTTTGAACGAAATCATCGCCAAACACAGCGGGCAAAAACTGAAAAAAGTGGAGGACGACACCGAGCGCGACAACTTCATGACCGCAATACAGGCCAAAGACTACGGACTGATCGACGGCATCATCATGAAACGTTAATGCCTCTCCGGAAGAAGCCGTACGCCCTCAGCAATATCCGTGGGCGCGTTTGCATGAATCCACGCTCATCGAACTCGGAGATAGCCTCTACTTATCCGAATCTCTAAAAACGTGAAACGGCGAACTCAATGATGGGTTCCCCACATCCACGCCAGTCACACGCACAATACGCGTAAGAACCGGCTCTCTTCGCCATTCCGTCTCACTCAGCCCATCACAAAAGGGAAATGTAACTCGCACAGTTGATCCCGCTTGTTGAAAATATTTTTAACTTATGTCAATATGCCGACCCTGAATTCATCATCAAAAGCATGTTACCACTTGAAAAAGACCACAGAATCATCGTGCATCGAGGACTCAGCAACCCCATCTGCCCAGTAGCAGAGTTAAGCAACAGCAATGCATTGCAACAACACAATGGCCACCACACAACAAGAGTAGGTCTATTGTTAGCTATCGTAGACATCCATGACAGAATTTCGCTAAAATGTTTGGGAGATACCCTACTCAAGGTCAAGCGTATTGGGGAGCCTAATGGAATTTTGGACGATGCAGAATTCACGCCTTTTCTGGGGTGGTGGTGCCACGTTACAAGTATAAAAAGTACAAATTTTGCCCTAATTGGAAGACCAAACAAAAGATGGGTGGCTCCACAAAAGCAGATTCCTTCTTTTGACCACCTGATCTCGACCAAAAGGTGGAAGATGGCATTAAACATCTTAGCAGAATCAGAAGCCGTCAAGGCATATATAGAGGATAAAAGAACAGAAAAAAGCCCATATACGGCAAGGGCATTTGATGGGATTGGCGTACCTTTTGCTCCACACTCAAGGTATGGATACGAATGGACAAGTCATTGTTAAAAGCATTTAAAAAGTAGAATACTTTGATACAATGAACTCACTATGAAAAAATTTACTGTTTTTTTATTAAATCTAAGTCTTCTCCTCGCCTCCTGCAACGGATCGGACAGCGGCAGTGACGACGGCAGCAACGGCGACACTTATCGCTTTGTGGAATACAAAGCCAGTGACTTCCTCATTGATAAGCCTGAAGATTGGGAAACCGTCAATTCCTTCACCTCCGAATATCCCGATGGCATTCGCGTGGCCTTTCGAGACAACCTTAAAGACGGTGATTTTGTAGCCAATGTGACCGTGATCCGCGAAGCCAACGAAGACAACCTCACCAGTTTCGATGTACTGCAAGAAAAACTCAGCGAACATGAAGACCACCTGCTGGACTACACCCTGCTCACCCAAGAAGAATTGACCCTCAGCGTGGGTGGCGGCGAAAGCAAAACCACGCTCTTCACTTTTTCAGGGAAGAATGAAAGCAGCAGCGAACCGCTGCAATTCATGCAATTGGCCCTCGCCAAAGGGGAGCAGGCTTACATCGTGACTGCCACTTACGACCCACGCGAAGATGAATTCACCGTCGAGCGCATGCTCACCATGCTCAAATCCTTTGAACTTCGCTAAACTGTTAATCCCTCCACCATGATTTGGAACATCGATCCCGTCCTCCTGCACCTGGGCCCCTTGGAAATTCGTTACTACGGCGTGTTCTTTGCCCTGGGGCTCTTTTTAGCCTACCAAGTGGCACGGCAGCTGGTCCAAAAAAAGGACCTCTCGCTTGAAAAGCTCGATTCTCTGACCGTTTACCTCATCGTGGGACTCATTTTGGGCGCACGCTTTGGACACATTGTCTTTTACGAACTGGATTATTACCTGTCCAACCCCATGCAAATCCTCAAAATATGGCAGGGGGGGCTCGCTAGCCACGGCGCCGCGATTGGTCTACTGGTGGCTTACGCCCTTTTCCTCTGGCGCAATAAAAAAGTCAAAACCTTTGATTATGCCGACATTATCGTTGTAGTGGCCGCCCTGCCCATCAGCCTGATTCGCCTTGGAAATTTTTTTAACAGCGAACTCTATGGCCGCATCACCGACCTGCCCTGGGCAGTGACTTTCAGTCGAATCGACAATCTGGCTCGTCATCCCTCTCAACTCTATGAATTTGGCATGGGTGCCCTGCTTTTTGTAATTTTATACCCGCTGTGGCTCAAGAAAAACAAAGACATGAATCCCGGCTTTTTCGTGGGACTTTTCTTCACCCTTTACTTCGCAATGCGCTTCACCGTGGAGTTTGTCAAAGAATTCCCTTTGCACGAAAACTTCTTCAATCTCACCACCGGACAAATGCTGAGTTTGCCTTTCTTTGCAGTGGGCCTTCTGATCCTCGCCCACTCAAAGGGTCTTTTGGGCTCGGTTTCCAAATAAAATCAGGAGGAAAGAAACTCCAATAAAGAGGTAGGCCTCTGTAATAAACCCAGAGAGCAAATAGAGGAAGAAACCGAGTAAAGCAATGCTTTCACAGAGCGCAAGACGAATAAAGAAAGCCGCCTCTGGATTTTTGATGCGTGCGGGCAGCGCAAACTGAAGTATCCCACTCAAGACAGCCACTCCGGCAAAAATAAGAAGCAATTGTTGAGAAAGGGGATCGGAAGGGACATTGGTGAATCCACCTTCCGCCTCAGAGAGAATAAATTTCTCAAGCAGCACGATCAAAAGGCCGTACACCACGACGGAAGTCGCAAGAATGAATTTAAAAAACATGAGGTCTTTAGAAGGGAAAGTCATAGGTATGAGTTTTAGGTGGTGCCTGGGGTGGGAATCGAACCCACATGACCTTGCGGCCACAAGATTTTAAGTCTCGCGTGTCTACCATTTCACCACCCAGGCGCGGTGTTAAAAATCTGGAGGCAAGGATGGGAGTTGAACCCATTTGGTACGGTTTTGCAAACCGCTGCGTGACCGTTCCGCCACCTTGCCCCAAAACTGGTGGACCGGGAGGGACTCGAACCCTCGACCAAAAGATTAAGAGTCTTCTGCTCTACCAACTGAGCTACCGATCCACGGGCAGGATATTAACGAAATAGGCCTTAAGGTTCAATGCTATTTTGCTCTTGCATGTGGGGTGAGTATACACTACCCTAGGCTCATCCAACGCTTATGAAACTCAAAACCATCTATCTGTGTCAAAATTGCGGCCAAGAAAGCTCCAAATGGCAAGGCCGCTGCCCCTCTTGCGAGGAATGGAACACTTTTGCCGAAGATGTGATCAATGTGGGCAAAGCCGAAAAAAGGGTCAGCTCTCGTGGACTGCCAAGAGAAGCCCCAAAAAATCTCAATGAACAAGCGGCCCCTAAAGCTCGCGCAAAAACCGGCATTGAAGAGTGGGATCAAGTGCTGGGCGGAGGCATTGTGGAGGGCAGTCTCCTCTTGCTTTCCGGGGAACCTGGCATAGGAAAGTCCACCCTTACCATGCAAGTCTTAGATCGCATGGCCGGGCAAAAAGAAAAAGCACTCTACATCACGGGTGAAGAATCGGTGGAGCAAGTTTCCGACCGCGCACGTCGTCTCAAAGCTCAGCACGGAAACATTCGCATTTTGTACGAAAACACTTTAGAAAACATCCTCGCCACAATAGAGGCAGAAAAACCCAACTTTTTAGTCATCGACTCCATTCAAGTGCTGTCCTCCAATGAAATTCCAGGAGTGGCCGGCAGTCTGAGCCAAGTGCGTTACTGCACCGAAATCTTGATGAACACCATCAAAACCCTTCACATCCCCACCCTGCTCATCGGTCATGTGAACAAAGAGGGCAACATTGCTGGACCCAAGGTGCTGGAGCATCTCGTGGACACGGTACTGATTTTAGAAGGGGAAAGGGACCAAGAACTGCGCATGCTTCGCGCCGTGAAAAACCGCTTCGGACCCGTGAGCGAAATCGGGCTCTTCGAAATGAGTGAAGAAGGCCTACAAGAAGTGAAAAATCCAGGCGAGCGTATCCTTGAAAATCGACCCAAAAACGCCGTCGGGAGTGCCCTCACCTTGAGCATGGAAGGCCATAGACCCCTCCTCATGGAAGTGCAAGCCCTGGTCAGCACCACTCATTTTGGCTACCCCAAACGCATGGCCAGCGGTTTCGACCGAAACCGCCTCGAATTGCTGATCGCCGTACTGCAAAAACACAAAGGCCTTGACCTCGCAGACCAAGACGTCTACATCAAAATCACCGGCGGTTTAAGTTTAAATGACCCCGCCGCAGACCTGGCCGTATGCTCCGCCATTGTATCCAGCTTCCAAAAAAAGCCCCTCCCCGAAAACGCCGTTTTCTGGGGCGAAATGAGCCTCACCGGCGAAATTCGCAAAGGATACAAAGACAAAGAAAGACTGAAGGCTGCGGAGAAGATGGGACTCCAATTTCAAAATATGTTCTTTTACAGATGAGAAAATATTGAAGAAAAGACGGGTTTGGTATATAATTCAAACATGTCAACAGACAAAACAGACGAAGACGGAGCAGAAAATACACTGCAGGTGGGGCTGACCGCACTAAAAGATCTGCCAAACAACCAAGATGGGCTCTCACTGAATCTACAAGCACAAGACACAATTAGAAACTGGACAGATCAATTTGGCCCAACGCTTTTTTACAGCCATAGCCCCCCTGCTCACTGTTTTAGACAGAGCAGTGATGGGAAGAGAAAGTGTCAAACCGACAGCAGTGGGGCTCACACCAGGGTTACATTTAAATGAGTCCGCAGAAAACGTGCATCTATGGGAATTGGCCAGAAAAGCTGCAATCCAACTGGAAATACCTGAGCAAGTCAATCAACTTCGTAGTGTTTTTGTTTATCTTTTAAGGAATGGCCTTAAAAATTTTGAAGATTTGCCATGCTTACCAGGAATGGACTTAAACTTTAATAAATTAAAAACAATTTTAGCTTCAGCAAAGATAGAGCATGACAAAAAAATGGCAAATCCAACAGAAGGAATGCCAGCAAGCATATTTGAAACAGAAGTCAAAGCACAAACCTCTATTGACCTGATACAAGCCATCGTAGGAGATAATATTCCTGAAAACATAAGGGGAAATCCTGCTTCAATGAGGGAGCAAATAAGCAAAGCCTTGAATGATGCCTTAAAATTATACAAACAACTGGGAGATGACTTATACGAAAATGGACCCAAAGTAGCAGAAATGTACCAAGAATTAACCGGCGACACGGAGCTACAATTGCCACCTAAAAATCCATTAACTGCCTTAGATGGAGACACAGTGGGCTCTCACGGATTCACCGACTTGGCCTTCAACTTTCTCAAAGGAATTCAAGAAGGAGATCATGATAAAAGTGAAAAAGAAGCTCTAGACCTCTATCACACTCAAGAGATACTCTGGTTAACCGTAGTATTTTTCCTATTGAATTTGAGATCGATTCATCTGAAACCAGAAATCAGACAAGTTCTTAGTAGAGAAGTTTTAAATTTCATCAAAAACAATCTTCATGGAGATAAAACACAAGATAAATTTGAACAAATCGATGGAAATGAGGAGCCCATCACATATCGAAAAATAACTGTAGGTGATAACAAATACTTAATCTATGTAGGAGAAAAAACACTGGACGTGAAAAGAAAAGCAGCAGCCCTGTGGAAGGTCATGCAAGGAAATACAAAAGGCTATCCTTTTGCTTTGGTGGATGAAGGACGGGGGGAATTAATGATAGACATCTCCCCTCAAGATTTTATAGAGGGTTCACAAGCTGTTAAAGATGCTATAACCATCCTGGAAGGACTGGGGGAGCACTTAGGGTGTACTATATTACCCAGTGCTACAACTGATTATTTTAAGCTAAAACCAAGAGAAGCAGTTGTAAAAGTGAAAAGAGAGCAACCCAACAAACGCGAGAGCGTTGAGTTCATCAACGTAAAACTCTATTTACACCTCGAAATGTGTGAAACGCCATCCGGAGGCATGGTCTTAATAAAGGATGACGAACAACGCCAGTGGGCAATCGCAAATGGTAAACTGCACACCGTCAGAATGGAATATCGCATTTTAGTCAAAGAGACCTGGGTCAATTCACATTACAATTTAAAACATCCCTCTCACCACATTTTTTATCGACTCACACAGTTGATGGAAATCGCAAAACTGGTCATCCGTCCAGCAGAAAACCCAGCTCTTTATGAATATATGGAGGTAGTGGAGAAAATGCTAACAGCATGTAGAGAAAATATCCCAGCTAAAACAAACGGTCACCATTCCTCCTCACCTGCTCCGCAAACTGCTGAGGCGTAACCCCTCGAAGCTCCGCCAATTTCTGGCCTACTTCCACCACATAAGCCATCTCATTTCGCTGGCCTCGCACAGACTGCGGTGCAAGCCACGGGCAATCTGTTTCAGTCAAAATAAGATCAGCCGGGGCAAGGCGAGCGGCTTCTTGAATTTCTTTGGCGTTCGGATACGTCACCACTCCACTGAAACTGGTCATGTAACCCGCCTCCCAAACCTTTCGGCCAAACTCAGGCCCATAACTGTAACAGTGGAAAATCGCCCGCTTGGCCTTTTCTTCAAGCAAAATCCGCAAAGTGTCTTCCGCAGCGTCCCGAGAGTGCACGATGCAAGGTAAATCCAGCTCATTGGCCAGACGAATCTGCCGACGGAAAGCCTCAAACTGTACGGCTGGACTCGTATCTTTATGGTAATAATCCAGCCCCATCTCCCCCAAACCCACAATGCGTGGATGAGCCGCTTGCTCCCGCAGCAAAGCTAAGGCCTCTTCCGTCAATAAATCAGCCTCACAAGGGTGAATTCCCACCGTCCCCCACGCATCCGGATGAACCTCAATGAGGCGAAGCACCTCCAGGTTGGCAGCGGGGTCATAACCCACCACAATAAACTTAGAAACCCCTGCTGCCCGAGCACGTTCAAACGCTTCGGTTTCTTCCGCCTTCAAAGCACCAGAGAAAGGATGACAATGCGTGTCGATCCACATAAAAAGAGGATTAATTTCCAGCCTGAGCCAAACGCTGCATCTGGTCATTCAAAATCAGCGCATCCACCAAATCGTCGATTTCACCGTCCATAATGGCTGGAATGTTGCTGAAATTTTGTCCCAAACGATGATCGGTTACACGATCTTGAGGGAAGTTATAGGTGCGGATTTTATCACCGCGTTCCCCCGTTGCCGCCTGTGAAGACCGCGCATCTCCCAGTTCTTTGGCACGTTTTTCTTCTTCAAGCGCAAAGAGACGGGACCGCAAAACCCCCAGTGCCTTGATTTTATTCTTGAGCTGAGACTTTTCATCCTGACACTGCACCACCAATCCCGAAGGAATATGGGTCACGCGCACCGCAGAATCGGTCGTATTCACACTTTGTCCCCCACTCCCCCCAGAGCGAAACACATCAATACGTAAATCTTGATCGCGAATCTCCACCTCCACTTCATCCATCTCAGGCAAAACCACCACCGAAGCCGCTGAAGTGTGCACCCGGCCCTTGGCCTCCGTTTCAGGAATGCGTTGCACGCGATGCACTCCACTTTCATATTTCATCCGACCATAGGCCCCCTCTCCATTCACCTTAAAAATCATTTCTTTGAGCCCTCGCTCCCCAGGACTTTCCGAAATCATTTCCGTTGGATAGCCCTTGTTTTTGAGATAACGCAAATACATACGACTGAGCTCTTCCGCAAAAAGAGCCGCCTCATCCCCACCGGTACCCGCCCGAATTTCCATGATGCAATTCTTCTGATCGTTCGGGTCTTTAGGGGCCAGTTCCAGCTTCAATTCTTCTTCCAATTTTTCAAGCGCCGTCTTGGCTTCCTTGAGCTCTTCCTTAGCCATTTCTCGAAGTTCTTCATCGGAGTCTTCTAAAAGTTGCTCACTGCCTTCAATCTGTTTTTCAAGACGTTCCTGCTCTCGGAACAACTCCACGGCCCTTTGAAGCTCACGGCGACGTTTCAGGAGTTTTTGATAACCCGTTTGGTCCGCAATCACCACAGGATCTGCCATTCTCACTTCCAGCTCATCAAACTCGGCTGCCATTTTTTGCAATTTTTCTTTCATGCAGTGGTTGTATCAGATTTCTTCTTTTCTTTCCAGGAGAAAATGCCGGTCAAGCCCCTCCAAATCTTGTCGCAAAGTGAAGCGATAAGCCGGCAGCAAAACCGTCGCAAGTTCTTGAATCGCAAACCCTTGAGTAAAACCGACTTCTCCTAAAATGAATTTGAAATCCCAATTTTTTGCCTCCACAAAAAGACGCCTGTACAAATCGAGTCCATCCAGGCCTGCAAAAAGAGCCAAGACTGGCTCATACTTCAAAACATTTTCATCGATCGCCGCATGCATCTCCGTGCCAATGTACGGCAAATTCGCAAGCAAAGTATCAAAATCTTCCCTCGGCACCTGCCCCAGCAAGTCCGACTGCAAAAATTCCACTTCCAGCCCCAAGCGCTGCGCATTCTTGCGAGCCACCGCGAGCGCATCCAAGCTCACATCCGTAGCCATCACCTGCAGATCAGGCCGCTTGCTTTTCAAAGCCAAGGCAACGGCTCCACTGCCTGTTCCAATTTCTAAAACAGCCTTCTCAGCCACTGAAGCCGCCCAATCCACCAAAAGTTCCGTGCAAGGTCGGGGGATCAAAACCGACTCATTCACAAAAAAGTTAAGGCCATAAAATTCCTTTTCATGCGTCAAATAAGCCACAGGTTTTCCGGCTTTCAGCTCCGTCCAAGCCCGCTGCAATTCGGCCATTTTTTCCACCGGCACTTCTTCTTCTCCATGCGCAATCAAATCGAGGCGAACTTTACCGAGCAAATGACATAAAAAAAGCTCCATTTCGAGACGGAGATGTTCTTTTTGGGCCGAGCTCAGAATCTGAGCGATGCGCATTATTGATAAAACTTGCTGCGTTCCCGTTCAGTACGGAAATCTTCACGCATCAAAGCACTTTGACGAACGAGACGCTTGGTGAGAGGACGTTCGCGGTAACGACGACCTTTTACAAGATCCCCAATGCGAGAACGATTGAACCATTGCTTGAAGCGTGCAACACGCTTCTCAGAAGATTCATTTTGATCCGCACGAACCCAGAAATTGCTTTGACGAGCCATGTAAAAAACTTAAGCGAAGGGAGTATAAGGAAAAGCCACTGCCTTCGTCAACCTCATTTAATAAAATCCTCTTTATAACGCAAATAAGCCCCAATGATCAGTTCATAAACGCTTGAAGAAAGGGCATAGGCTTTGGCTCCTTTTTTTTCCACAATTCCACATTCATAAGTGTCCTGATCCAAGGGATCTTCCACAAACAAATAGGAACCTTTATCCCCCTCAACAGGTTCAAGCCGATATTCCAAGTCCCCCCACGCGGTATTGAGAAGTTTCACCAATGCCTGTAAATCCTTAAAGGTTCCGAGCTCAATCATGAAAGACGTTAAATCTCGTAATTATACCTAAAAAATCGAGGAAAAACAAGACCAAGGCTCCTTGAAAATCACCGTACTAGAAGCCAACTCTAAATATCCAAATTCTTCACGCGTTTGGCGTGGGTTTGAATGAACTTTTTGCGAGCAGAAACTTCCCCTCCCATCAAGGTTTCGAACACATAGTCCGCCTTTTCGGCATCGGTAATGCTCACTCGCAGCATGGTGCGCGTTTCCGGATCCATAGTGGTTTCCCAAAGCTGATCGGCATTCATTTCTCCCAAACCTTTGTAACGTTGAATGGAAGGCTTCTTTTCGCCAAAAGTAGCCACCAGCTCGTCACGTTCCCTGTCGGAATAAGCATAATGCACGGTCTTGCCATGCGCCACCTTATAAAGAGGAGGTTGGGCAATGTAAAGGTAGCCCATCTCAATAATGGGACGTAAATAACGGTAGAAAAGCGTCAACAAAAGTGTACGGATGTGAGCCCCATCCACGTCGGCATCCGTCATGATCACTACGCGATGGTAACGGAGCTTGCTGATATCAAAAGTTTCGCCAATGCTGGCCCCCAAGGCAATCACAAGGTTCTTGATTTCGTTGTTGGCAATCATTTTATCGAGGCGAGCCTGTTCCACATTCAAAATCTTACCACGCAGCGGCAAAATAGCCTGAAATTCACGGTTTCGTCCTTGCTTGGCGCTTCCTCCAGCGGAATCTCCCTCCACAATGTAAAGTTCAGAAGAGTGGGGATCGCGACTGCTGCAGTCGGCGAGTTTACCTGGCAAAGTCATTCCTTCAAGGGCTCCTTTACGAATCACGGTGTCGCGAGCCGCGCGAGCCGCGAGGCGAGCGCGTTGGGCAAGGGAGCATTTCGCCACAATGCCGCGAGCATCGGCAGGATTTTCTTCCAAATACGTCTCCAGTTGTTCTGCAAACACAGCTTCCACAGCGGTGCGCATCTCGGCATTTCCAAGCTTACTCTTGGTTTGACCTTCGAATTGAGGATCGCCAAGTTTTACAGAAATCACAGCCGTGAGCCCTTCGCGCACATCTTCAGCAGAGAAGTTTTGATCCTTTTCTTTTAAAAGTTCAGCTTTGCGAGCGTAATTGTTGAGCACACGAGTCAGAGCACTGCGGAACCCAGTGAGATGCATTCCTCCTTCTGGTGTGTGAATGTTGTTGGCAAAACTAACCACCGTCTCTTGAAAAGCTTGAGTGTATTGCAAAGAGATTTCAATGAGTCCCTCAGGCACCTCTTGCTCCATATAAATCACATCTCCAATTTTTTCACGGTCGCGGTTGAGATGCTGAACATAAGATTTGATTCCTCCCTCAAAATAAAACATTGTTCGCTCCCCATCGCGGTGATCGTGAATGCGAATGGTCACCCCCTTGGTGAGATAAGCCTGTTGACGAGCACGGTTGACGACCGTCGCATAATCAAAATTGCGATCAGGAAAAATTTCAGGGTCTGGAGTGAAGGTGATGGCCGTTCCGTATGCGTCGATTTTCCGGCCTCTTTCACTTCAGAAAGCGGATTCCCTTGCTTGTATTCTTGCACATAGAGTTTTCCATCCCGACTGACTTCAGCTTTGAGATGTACAGAAAGGGCATTCACGACAGAACTTCCCACTCCATGCAAACCTCCAGAAACCTTATAACCGCCTCCACC belongs to Candidatus Peregrinibacteria bacterium and includes:
- a CDS encoding ATP-dependent Clp protease proteolytic subunit, with translation MVPTVLEKSHDGERAYDLYSRLMKDRVIFMFTEVESNMASLLIAQMLFLENEDAKRDILMYINSPGGHVTAGLAIYDTMQYVKPDVSTIVMGMAASMGAIICTGGAKGKRFSLPNAEIMIHQPLGGTEGQATDIRIHADHIIRTKNLLNEIIAKHSGQKLKKVEDDTERDNFMTAIQAKDYGLIDGIIMKR
- the radA gene encoding DNA repair protein RadA, producing the protein MKLKTIYLCQNCGQESSKWQGRCPSCEEWNTFAEDVINVGKAEKRVSSRGLPREAPKNLNEQAAPKARAKTGIEEWDQVLGGGIVEGSLLLLSGEPGIGKSTLTMQVLDRMAGQKEKALYITGEESVEQVSDRARRLKAQHGNIRILYENTLENILATIEAEKPNFLVIDSIQVLSSNEIPGVAGSLSQVRYCTEILMNTIKTLHIPTLLIGHVNKEGNIAGPKVLEHLVDTVLILEGERDQELRMLRAVKNRFGPVSEIGLFEMSEEGLQEVKNPGERILENRPKNAVGSALTLSMEGHRPLLMEVQALVSTTHFGYPKRMASGFDRNRLELLIAVLQKHKGLDLADQDVYIKITGGLSLNDPAADLAVCSAIVSSFQKKPLPENAVFWGEMSLTGEIRKGYKDKERLKAAEKMGLQFQNMFFYR
- the lgt gene encoding prolipoprotein diacylglyceryl transferase, translating into MIWNIDPVLLHLGPLEIRYYGVFFALGLFLAYQVARQLVQKKDLSLEKLDSLTVYLIVGLILGARFGHIVFYELDYYLSNPMQILKIWQGGLASHGAAIGLLVAYALFLWRNKKVKTFDYADIIVVVAALPISLIRLGNFFNSELYGRITDLPWAVTFSRIDNLARHPSQLYEFGMGALLFVILYPLWLKKNKDMNPGFFVGLFFTLYFAMRFTVEFVKEFPLHENFFNLTTGQMLSLPFFAVGLLILAHSKGLLGSVSK
- a CDS encoding TatD family hydrolase translates to MWIDTHCHPFSGALKAEETEAFERARAAGVSKFIVVGYDPAANLEVLRLIEVHPDAWGTVGIHPCEADLLTEEALALLREQAAHPRIVGLGEMGLDYYHKDTSPAVQFEAFRRQIRLANELDLPCIVHSRDAAEDTLRILLEEKAKRAIFHCYSYGPEFGRKVWEAGYMTSFSGVVTYPNAKEIQEAARLAPADLILTETDCPWLAPQSVRGQRNEMAYVVEVGQKLAELRGVTPQQFAEQVRRNGDRLF
- the prmC gene encoding peptide chain release factor N(5)-glutamine methyltransferase, with the translated sequence MRIAQILSSAQKEHLRLEMELFLCHLLGKVRLDLIAHGEEEVPVEKMAELQRAWTELKAGKPVAYLTHEKEFYGLNFFVNESVLIPRPCTELLVDWAASVAEKAVLEIGTGSGAVALALKSKRPDLQVMATDVSLDALAVARKNAQRLGLEVEFLQSDLLGQVPREDFDTLLANLPYIGTEMHAAIDENVLKYEPVLALFAGLDGLDLYRRLFVEAKNWDFKFILGEVGFTQGFAIQELATVLLPAYRFTLRQDLEGLDRHFLLERKEEI
- the prfA gene encoding peptide chain release factor 1 codes for the protein MKEKLQKMAAEFDELEVRMADPVVIADQTGYQKLLKRRRELQRAVELFREQERLEKQIEGSEQLLEDSDEELREMAKEELKEAKTALEKLEEELKLELAPKDPNDQKNCIMEIRAGTGGDEAALFAEELSRMYLRYLKNKGYPTEMISESPGERGLKEMIFKVNGEGAYGRMKYESGVHRVQRIPETEAKGRVHTSAASVVVLPEMDEVEVEIRDQDLRIDVFRSGGSGGQSVNTTDSAVRVTHIPSGLVVQCQDEKSQLKNKIKALGVLRSRLFALEEEKRAKELGDARSSQAATGERGDKIRTYNFPQDRVTDHRLGQNFSNIPAIMDGEIDDLVDALILNDQMQRLAQAGN